The genomic segment CAGCGCAGTTCCAGCAACTGATTGACGGCGATCTCATCGGCCAGCGATGTCGCCGTTACCACTGCACCGAAAAAATGCGCATCCAGGCTCAGCGCATTGCACAGGCGTTTGCGGCCTGCCTCATCGGAGGGTAATTGCAAAACGACCGTCAGATAATTTGACGAAGCGCCGGCATCGGCACTCTGCACAGGCACGGCACCCGGCGAAGCTGAGGGCGCCGGCGCTAACAGCGCCGCAGTACGAATCGGCACGTGCACCGCTTCAACGGGTGCAATTGATTGTTCCAGCTCAGCCATCGATACCACCACGGAACTGTGCGGCCCCGGCCACTTCTTGACGCCGCCGATCAGCGCCGGGATGCCGCCGCTCACCTCATAGTCAGTCTCGGAAACCTTTTCGTAATGAAAAGGCTCCCATCCTTTAACGCCATGCTTGCGCATGGCAACCTGTTCCAACACCTGGCTCTGCGGTGCGCCATTACCGAGCATGCCGACCTCGCTCAATCCCGGATCGCCGCCAGCGCTCGTTTCATCCATCTTGTCGCCTCTTTGTGTTAAAACGGATTGCTGACCTTGACCACTGGCGCGGTCGCCACTTTGTCCGGCAAGGTTTTCGACTCCAGCTCTTCCACCACGCTGTTGATCAGTACCTGCAAGGCTTTGGCTTTCTCCAATCCTGGCTTATCCAGCGTCAAGTCAAGATCACCGAACAGGCTGACCCGGTCCAGGCGATTTTCAATATTCAGGTTGCCGATAACGAGCGCAGCGCTTTCATCGGCGAAGGGCGTAAATTTAGACATGCGACCATCCTTTGTTAATCAGGTTTGTGATGAAATTGACCAGCATCTTCAAGACATCTTCCGTTAATTTCGACAGCAAGTCTTTCTCTATTTTCTTGATCTGCGCAGCCGGCTCTTCCCTGGCTTCAGGCGACCGCCTTACCGATGCAGTTCTTTCAGAGGCGCCGCGTTCGCTGCGCGAACCCGCTGCAGGCAAAGCCATCGCCACATCCTTGACGCGCCTGGATACCCCCGGCAACAAATCGATCCGCAAAGTACTTTCCAGTTGCGTCAACGACAAGGACTGATAATGAGAAGTGTCTTCGTTCTTGATGAAATAAGCCGCTGCCTGCTGTCTCTTCGGACTATAAACGACTTTATAGATATAAGTCGGCACCAACACATTGCCAACCTTTTGCAGATCCTGGCCGAGAAACGCCGGCCCGGTAATCACATACAGCTCACCCTCTTTTACCGCCAGCCGTCGCACCGCGCTCTCAATCTCCGCCCAGATATGGCGGTTGTTTTGCGAATTCTGCGGAATCATGTTGGCCAGGCTGAAGCTTTCATACTGCGAAGTCCGGTTCGCCATATCGCCATTGGGGCTCATATGGCCGCGGTCAAACCCGGAACGCGCGTAGTCTTTCAGTTCAGCGCGGCCGTTGATCAACAAACCCGGTTCGGGATGGAAGGGATTCTCGCGCGACAACGTGCGCGCAGCGTCGACGTTATCGCGCGTCAGGTGCTCGGCCGACCACAAGGGCGTGCGCGTGATACCAGAATGCATGACCGCAAAAGCCTGGTAGCACAACTCCTGTGTCTGGCGCGCCAGCTTGTCATTGAGAATTCTAGGCGCCTGGCCGCCAGCATAGTGCGAGGGACAGTCTGTAGCAAAAGCGGAAGAACTTAGAAAGAAAGCAAGAACGAGGAAACGACGAAACTTGTGCGGCATTGCTCACCAAAACTGTATAAATACACAGTATAAGGTTTTACTTAAACCACTCCAAGGATTATCCCTATTTTTTTCCTGGCGTCACGCGAAAATTCAATGCGGCTTGCGATACCCGTTAGCCACCCAGGCGCTGGCGCTACTCTGGCTCAGCTTGAATGTAGCCGCGACCTTGACCTGCGCCAACTGCTCACGGTCTTCATCATGGGCCGTCAGTACGGCATAGGGGAAATCGTCGTCTGGAATAATATCGAGCGTGACACTGATGGTCGCTGCGCCGTCATTGACGGTGATCGTCTTGTGCAACATCGCATACAGTTGCTGCTCATGGCGGCGTACGAATTCGGTGGCGGTCTTGACCAGCGTGATGAATGCCGTCGGGTCCAGCGGCTTGGGATTTTTCTTGTCGCGGCCCATGGTCCAGGGACCGATCAGCGCCGGCTCACGCTCGCCATCCTTGATCATCGCCACTGCCCAGCCGTCGTCGTCATCGTTCTTGATGATGCGCGCGGTCCAGCCGTCGTCGCACCACAGGCGCGGTTCCTGGATTTTCTGGTCGGCGCCGTCGGCGGCGTCATCGAATTCTTCGGGGGATGCTGCGGAGTAATCTGTCATTGCGGAGTGATATCGGAAAGCTCAAGGCCTGAAAGCGGCTGAAGGAAATACGGGAATGCGAATTGTATAGTACATCCGGCCACTGCTCACTCACGCCGGTATTGCTTGCGGTAAGCCGCTGGAGAAATCGAGAAGGCAGCAGCAAAATGCTGGCGCAGCGAAACCGTTGAACCGAAACCGGCGATCTCGGCGATACGGTCAATTGCCTTGTCGGAGGTTTCCAGCAACCGCTGGGCTAACGCCAAACGATGGTTGAGCAGCCATTGGGAAACAGTGGCGCCAGTTTTCATCTTGAAACGGCGGGTGAAATTGCGCCTGCTCATGGCAGCCCGGGCCGCCAGTACATCCAGGCAGAGCGGCTGCGCCAGATTTTCAATCGCCCAGTCGAGGGTGACGGTAAGCTGGTCGCTGCCGCCGGATTGCGGCAGCGGCTGTTCGATATATTGCGCCTGGCCGCCGTCCCGGTGCGGCGCCACCACCATGCGGCGGGCAATGCGATTGGCGACATCGGCGCCATGGTCGCGGCGCAATAAATGCAGGCAGCAATCGATCGCGGCGGCGGTGCCGGCCGAGGTCAGGATATCGCCATCGTCGACATACAAGACTTTCTGATCCAACTTTACCTTGGGATATTTGCGGACAAAATCCTCGGCCCAGACCCAATGGGTGGAAGCGACGCGGCCATCCAGCAAGCCGGCTTCGGCCAGTACGAAAGCGCCCAGGCAAAGACCGACAATGCGAGCGCCGCGGGCATGTGCGCGGCGCAAGGCTTGCAGCAATATCTCCGGCGGCTGTTCGTCGGGATCGCCCCAGGCCGGCACGATCACGGTATCTGCCTGCTCCAGCGCCGACAAATCATGCTGCACATTAATATCAAAGCCAGACATGGTGGCAACCAGGCCAGTCTCTATCCCGCAAATCAGCAGGCGGTAGCGCGGCGCGCCAAGCCGGGCCAGGTCGTCTCCGAACACCATGCACGGCACGGACAGGTGGAACGGACTGATGCCTTCGAAAGCGACCACCGCGACGGTGTGTACAGGCTCAACGGCAGGAATTGGCGAAATACGGGCTGGATTTGACATGGCCCGATCCTATCACATTATGTCTATCAGGCCACTTTCGCCATGACGGCCGGCCGCCGATACTTCTTCCTGTCGCGCTGCCTGCCGCCACAGTTCCAACGGCGGCAGGCAACAGCCAAAGCAGCGATGAGCGATGAGCGTTCATCGGACTAACACATCAATCAGGAGCATAAAGATGAATCATCCAACAATCCGCACCATGGCAGGCGCCGTCGCACCGACCAGGATCAACGCTGGCAGCACCGCTTTGCTGGTCATCGACTTTCAAAACGAATACTTCAGCGGCAAGATGCCGATCCCGGACGGCATGCGCGCCCTGCAAAACGCCAGACGCCTGGTCGCCTTTGCGGATCAGGCAAACATGCCGGTTTTCCATGTCCAGCACGTCAGTCCCGCTGGCGCGCCGGTGTTTGCCGAGGACCACGCCAGCGTCCAGTTTCATGCCGAACTGCAACCGGCAAGCCACCACAACGTGCTGAAAAAAACGTCTGTCAGCGTGTTCCCGACCAGCGACATCGACAGCCGCCTGAAAGCCGCCGGCATCAAGACCTTGATCATCAGCGGCCTGATGACCCACGCGTGCGTTGCCGGCGCCGCACGCGACGCCGTTCCTCTCGGCTATGAAGTCATCGTAGCGGACGACGCTTGCGCGACACGGGATATCGACATTGCCGGCGGCGTGTTGCCGCATGCCATGCTGCACCGGGCGGCGCTAGCTTCTATTGCCGACACCTTCGGCGACATCGCGACCACGGCGCAGATTCTGGAATTGCCTCTGGCCTGACAAGCAAGAAAGCTTCGGGGATTTGGTGGCATACTGTCCGGATCAAGGAGCGAACGCGCTCCTTGACACGACTTTACGGCGGAAGAGATCCGGCGCTGCAAACGGGCTCTCCAAGAGATACATCAGCCATCACTGAAAGGCGGCACGAAATGAAAACCTGGATCCGGGCCAACAAGGGATTTCTCATGTTTCTTTTGCTTTTCGGGATTTTCCGGACCGCCGTGGCTGACTGGAATCCGATTCCATCGGGCTCCATGCGCCCCAACCTGCTGGAAGGCGACGTGGTATTCGTGAACCGCCTGGCCTTCAATCTGAAAGTCCCGCTGACCAATATCGTCCTGGGCCATCTGGGCGAACCGAAGCGTGGCGATATCGTCACCTTCTTTTCGCCGCTGGATGAAACCCGGCTGATCAAGCGCGTCATCGCGCTGCCCGGCGACACCGTGGAAATGCGTGATGAAAAAATGATCATCAACGGCCATGCAGCCAGCTATGCCGTACTGGGAACAGCGCCTGAACCGATGGGCCACGGTTCCATCGTCGCCTTGCGCCTGAGCGAGAAGACGGGCGCCGAGCAACACAGGATCCAGGTGCTGCCCGAGGTCAACGCCAACCGCAATTTTGGCCCGGTCACTGTGCCGCAAGATCATTATCTGATGCTGGGTGACAACCGCGACAATAGCGGCGACTACCGCCACTTCGGCTTCGTGCCGCGCGAATTGCTGATCGGACGGGCCGAGCGCATCCTGGTGTCAGCCGATATCAAGGGTAACTGGATGCCGCGCGCCGAACGTTTCGGGATGGCGTTGCAATAAGCTCAGGCAACTTCTTTCTTCATGCGGCTGCCTATCGTGTGCAGCCGCTTTTCAATCAGCTCCGACATGCCTTGTGCTGCAATCGACAGAGAGCGTTCTTTATTTTTTACGATCAGTATCGGCCTCACCACATCGGGCGCGTCAACCGGAATACTGACCAGGTTCATTTTGCGGAACTGAAACAAGGTCAGCTCCGGTACGATGCTGACTCCCAGTCCGGCTTCGATCAAACCGGCAACCGTCGCCAGATGCTCCACTTCCAGGCCAGAACTCATTACCTGTACGCCGCGCAATAGCAGCTCCACATGCTGGCGCACGCTGGTGGAACGGGCCAGGTGGATCAGTTCGCAACCGCTGAGATCGGCTACGCGGATGCGGCGTTTTCCGGCCAGCGGATGGTCCTCTCGGCATACCAGGTAAAAGGGATCGCTGCACAGGGTCTTGGTGTCGAATTCGATCAGGCCGGAGCCGGGCGCGGTCAACGCGATATCCACCTTACCCTGGCGCAGCAAAGCCAGGCACTGGTCCGACAAGGCATCGAACAGTTGCACGGTGATGCCAGGATAAACCTGCTTGTATTCGGCAATCACCGCCGGCAAGCCATGCGCCGCCAGCGAAGGCAAAGCGGCGATCGCCACCCTGCCCTTGCGCCGGGCGACGTAATCGGTCATGTCGGCAAACGCCGATTCTATATCGCTGACCAGCGCGCGCGCCACCTCGGAGAACAACTCGCCTTCTGCCGTCAGGGTGACATTGCGGGTATCGCGTTCGAACAGCCTGGCGCCGACTGTCTCTTCCAGCTTCTGGATCATGACGCTGAAGGCCGATTGCGACATGAAGCAGCGCTCGGCGGCATGGGTGAAATGCTTGCACTCCTGCAGCGCCAGGAAGGCGTGCAACGCGCGGGTGGAGATATTCAGCTTCATGGCTAATTTGCCTTTGGCTCGCCCATTAATCTGTTTTACCGATCAATCTATCGGAAAAAACCATTTTACAGCACAAATTCCGGCGGCCAGAATGCCATTAGCCATAAAGGCAATCACAAAAAAATACCTATAAAAATATCCACAGGATAGGAGACAGACAATATGCTGGCACTGCTCGGCTTCATCACCATCTTCACACTGCTGGCGGCGATTCTGACAAAAAAAATGTCGCCGCTGGTGGCCCTGATAGCGATTCCCATCCTCGCATCCCTGATCGGCGGCTTCGGCCTCGAAACTTCCACGTTCATCGTTTCCGGCATCACCAAGATTGCACCGGTGGCTGGCATGTTCGTATTCGCGATCCTGTTTTTCGGCATCGTTACAGACGCCGGCATGCTGGATCCGATCATCTCCGGCATCCTGCGCGTAGTCGGCAGCCGTCCCAGCCGCATCGTGCCGGGCACTGCGCTACTGGCGTTGCTGATCCACCTCGACGGCTCGGGCGCGGTGACTTTCCTGGTGACGATTCCAGCCATGCTGCCGTTATATCAGCGGCTGGGGATAGACAAGCGGATCCTGACCTGTGTCGCGTCGCTCGCCGCCGGAGTCAATTTTCTGCCATGGACCGGGCCTATGATCCGCGCCTCGGCCGCTCTGCACATTCCGGTCAGCGAAATTTTCATGCCTTTGATCCCGGTCCAGATTGTCGGCCTGGCGTTCGTTTTTTCGATTGCCTGGTGGCTCGGCCTGAAAGAAGAACGCCGGTTGGGACTGACCAAGGGCGCGGCCGGCAGCTTCGTGCATATGCGTGAGCTATCGGAAGACGAAACAAAAATCCGCCGCCCGCAGAATTTCTGGATCAACATCATCCTGACCGTGTTTGTACTTGGCGTCATGATCAGCGGAAAAATCGATCCCGTGGTCATGTTCATGATCGGCGTAGTGCTGGCGCTGATGATCAATTACCGCAACGTCGATATGCAACGGGCGCGCATCGACGCCCACGCCAAGGCTGCCTTGCTGATGGCCAGCATCTTGTTCGCCGCGGGCGTGTTCACCGGCATCATGAGCAAATCCGGCATGCTGACAGCTATGGCCAAGATGGCGGTCGGCTTTGTGCCGCCGTCGATGGCTTCGCATATCCCGGTGATGCTGGGGCTGCTGTCCATGCCGTTGTCGATGTTGTTCGATCCCGACTCCTTCTACTTCGGCGTGCTGCCGGTGATCGCCGAAGTCGGTCATATGCTGGGCGTGCAGCCGCTACATGTAGCGCAAGCGGCCTTGCTTGGACAGATGACTACCGGCTTTCCGGTCAGCCCACTCACGCCGGCCACATTCCTGGTGGCCGGCCTGGCGGGGATTGATCTCGCCGATCACCAGAAGTACACCTTTAAATACCTGTTCGCCGCATCCGTCCTCATGACCGTCGCCTGTGTCGTGATCGGCGTGTTCCCCTTGTGAGAACAGGAATCTTTCTTCTCAGGAGAATCATGTGAAACATATCCGTATCGGCGCCGGCGCCGGTTATTCCGGCGACCGCATCGAACCCGCCGTCGAACTGGCTGAGCAAGGCGAGATCGACTACCTGGTGTTCGAATGCCTGGCCGAGCGCACTATCGCCATCGCCCAGCAAACCCGGATAAAGCATCCGGCGCTGGGCTACGACCCTTTGCTGGAGGAACGGATGCGCGCCGTGTTGCGCATCTGCAGTGAAAAAAAGATCCGGATCATCACCAATATGGGCGCAGCCAATCCGCTCGCCGCCGCCGCCAAGATCCGGGAAATTGCGCGCGCCATGCAGCTCGACCTCAAGGTTGCTGCGATAACCGGCGACGATGTACTGGAGACGTTGAAAGCAGGCAATTACATCAGCGACCAGGGTACTCCGGTCAGTGCGCTAGGACACCGGCTGCTGTCAGCCAACGCCTATATCGGCGCGGCGCCGCTGGTGGAAGCGCTGGCGCAAGGCGCCGACGTAGTCGTCACCGGCCGTGTCGCCGATCCAGCCTTGTTCCTGGCGCCGCTGATCCATGAGTTCGGTTGGGCCATGGATGACTGGCAACGGCTGGGGCAAGGAACGCTGGTCGGCCACCTGCTGGAATGCGCGGGCCAGATCAGCGGCGGCTATTTCTCCGATCCTGGCTACAAGGATGTGCAAGGGTTGGCCCGGCTGGGCTTCCCCATTGGCGAGGTGGCTGAAGACGGCTCGGTGGTCATCACCAAAGTGGCCGGATCCGGAGGCCAGGTGACGGCCGCCACCTGCAAGGAACAACTGCTGTATGAAATCCATGATCCCAGTGCGTATTTCACACCCGACGTGGTGGCGGATTTTTCAGGCGCCATCGTTACCGAAATCGGACCGGACCGCGTGCTGGTGCAGGGTGCGACCGGGCGCCCCAGGACAGATACGCTCAAGGTTTCGATCGGCTATGTCGACAGCTACATTGGCGAAGGGCAGATTTCCTATGCCGGGCCGGGAGCGCTGGCGCGCGGCCAGCTGGCGCTGGATATCGTTGCTGAGAGGCTGAGGCTCACCGGCGTCAGCTTCGATGAAATCCGCTACGACTTGCTTGGGCTGGATGCCATCCACGGCGCGGCCTTGTCAACACAAAGCGCGGAACCTTATGAGGTCCGGATACGGGTGACCGCACGCAGCGACAGCATGGGTGACGCGATTCGCATCGGCAATGAGGTCGAAACACTGTATACCTGCGGGCCGGCAGCCGGCGGCGGCGTCACCAAAGCGGCGCGCGAGGTAATCGCAGTACAGTCCGCCTTGCTGCCAAGGCAACTGGTGCAGACCGTAATCCATTTTGGAGAAGACTGACATGAAACTACGCGCCCTTGCCCACTCCCGCGCCGGCGATAAAGGCGACATCTCGAATATTTCGGTGATTGTTTATCATGAAAAAGATTATGCTTTGCTGGAACGCTATCTCACGCCGGAACGCGTGAAGCTGCATTTTTCAGAGATTGTCGACGGCGACGTCGTGCGCTATACGTTGCCCAAGCTTGGCGCACTGAACTTCGTCATGCAGCGTGCCCTGGGTGGCGGCGTGACGCGTTCGCTGGCGCTCGACGCCCACGGAAAATGTCTGAGTTCAGCGATAATGAATCTGGAGATTCCCGACGACCTATGCAAAACATTCTCTATCGTTTAGTCAAGCGTCTGACGCAATAACGCTTTGAACCCAGGTTGGGTTAGCCATGCGCAATCCAGACTCTCCTCCTCCGGAATTCGACCGCAAGAACCAGAGTTTCCTCCGGTGAGGTAAGCCGTATCGTTCAGATGCGCGGTGCTTGCCGCGACCAACCTGACCGGTGTCCGCCATGAACCTGATTGAATTGTTTCTCCTCGCCGCAATCTGGGGCGCATCCTTCTTGTTCCTGCGCATCGCCGCGCCGGAGTTCGGCCCCATCGCGCTGATCACATTACGCGTCGGCATCGCGGCCATCGTGCTGGCGCCAACGCTGCGCAGCGCTGCCTCCCGCTCTCAATTGCGCAGCAAGGCATGGCCGCTATTCGTGGTCGGCATCAGCAACTCCGCGTTGCCATTCGGGCTGTTTGCCTACTCCTCCCTGTATGTCAACGCCGGCCTCGACGCCATCCTGAACGCGACCACGCCGATCTGGGCGGCCTTCATCGCCGCAGCCTGGTTCCAGGCCGGCATGAGCCGCCAGCAGATCTCCGGCCTGCTGCTGGGCCTGGCCGGCGTGGTGCTGCTGGTATGGGACACCTTGGGCGCGGGCATTCCCGGCGCGCCGCTAGCGATCGCCGCTGCGTTGCTGGCGACCGTCTGCTACGGCTTCGCGGTGAACTATTCAAAACGCCATCTGGCAGGGATAAAGCCGCTGGTGGTCGCCTTCGGTAGCCAGTTCTTCGCCACGATCGCGCTGCTGCCGGCAGCCCTGCCATTCTGGCCCCGGCACGCTATCGCCGCCTCGACCTGGATCTACGTGGCAGCGCTCGGCGTGATCTGTACCGGCTTCGCCTATATCCTGTATTTCCGGCTGATCGAACGGGTGAGTGCAGCCTATGCCGCATCGGTGACATTCCTGATACCGGTTTTCGGACTGGCCTGGGGTGCGCTGTTTCTCGGTGAAAAGGTCACGCCGACCATGCTGGCCGGCGGCGTCGTTGTCTTGCTGGGAACCGCTCTCGCCAGCGACAAGCTCAAGGGCATGTGGCCCGGAAAGCAGAATCCCGTGTGAGCTGCCGACCTGAGCAATTTGGTATCATTCGATAATAAATAATCGAAAAATCATCATTTATTATTGTTTTACGATAATTTTAGATTAAAATACGATCATCCATTTAATCAGGAAGTATCGTGATGCAAGGTTTTATCACACTTCTCCGCCGTTGCCTGGCCATGCTCAGCGCGGGCATTGCGATTGCCATGCTCATACTGTACCTGGGCCTGCACCTGATGCCGCAGCTTGGCATCCATGGCACATTAAAAATCGGGTTCAATACGGGCAAGACCGGGCGGGCGCTGGCGAGTCTATGCAATCCCAGCAGGTTTTACGCTTCCATTCACCTGAATTATCCAACTTAAAGAACGCATTCCGAAAGACAGGACCGAACATGAAACAAGACCGTATTGCGCAGACCAGTCAACGCATGGCGAGCGTTACCATGCTGCTGCTGGTTGCCATGCTGGCTTTCAATATCGGCAGCTGGATATT from the Collimonas arenae genome contains:
- a CDS encoding DNA/RNA non-specific endonuclease, with translation MPHKFRRFLVLAFFLSSSAFATDCPSHYAGGQAPRILNDKLARQTQELCYQAFAVMHSGITRTPLWSAEHLTRDNVDAARTLSRENPFHPEPGLLINGRAELKDYARSGFDRGHMSPNGDMANRTSQYESFSLANMIPQNSQNNRHIWAEIESAVRRLAVKEGELYVITGPAFLGQDLQKVGNVLVPTYIYKVVYSPKRQQAAAYFIKNEDTSHYQSLSLTQLESTLRIDLLPGVSRRVKDVAMALPAAGSRSERGASERTASVRRSPEAREEPAAQIKKIEKDLLSKLTEDVLKMLVNFITNLINKGWSHV
- a CDS encoding GlxA family transcriptional regulator, coding for MSNPARISPIPAVEPVHTVAVVAFEGISPFHLSVPCMVFGDDLARLGAPRYRLLICGIETGLVATMSGFDINVQHDLSALEQADTVIVPAWGDPDEQPPEILLQALRRAHARGARIVGLCLGAFVLAEAGLLDGRVASTHWVWAEDFVRKYPKVKLDQKVLYVDDGDILTSAGTAAAIDCCLHLLRRDHGADVANRIARRMVVAPHRDGGQAQYIEQPLPQSGGSDQLTVTLDWAIENLAQPLCLDVLAARAAMSRRNFTRRFKMKTGATVSQWLLNHRLALAQRLLETSDKAIDRIAEIAGFGSTVSLRQHFAAAFSISPAAYRKQYRRE
- a CDS encoding cysteine hydrolase family protein, which translates into the protein MNHPTIRTMAGAVAPTRINAGSTALLVIDFQNEYFSGKMPIPDGMRALQNARRLVAFADQANMPVFHVQHVSPAGAPVFAEDHASVQFHAELQPASHHNVLKKTSVSVFPTSDIDSRLKAAGIKTLIISGLMTHACVAGAARDAVPLGYEVIVADDACATRDIDIAGGVLPHAMLHRAALASIADTFGDIATTAQILELPLA
- the lepB gene encoding signal peptidase I is translated as MKTWIRANKGFLMFLLLFGIFRTAVADWNPIPSGSMRPNLLEGDVVFVNRLAFNLKVPLTNIVLGHLGEPKRGDIVTFFSPLDETRLIKRVIALPGDTVEMRDEKMIINGHAASYAVLGTAPEPMGHGSIVALRLSEKTGAEQHRIQVLPEVNANRNFGPVTVPQDHYLMLGDNRDNSGDYRHFGFVPRELLIGRAERILVSADIKGNWMPRAERFGMALQ
- a CDS encoding LysR family transcriptional regulator yields the protein MKLNISTRALHAFLALQECKHFTHAAERCFMSQSAFSVMIQKLEETVGARLFERDTRNVTLTAEGELFSEVARALVSDIESAFADMTDYVARRKGRVAIAALPSLAAHGLPAVIAEYKQVYPGITVQLFDALSDQCLALLRQGKVDIALTAPGSGLIEFDTKTLCSDPFYLVCREDHPLAGKRRIRVADLSGCELIHLARSTSVRQHVELLLRGVQVMSSGLEVEHLATVAGLIEAGLGVSIVPELTLFQFRKMNLVSIPVDAPDVVRPILIVKNKERSLSIAAQGMSELIEKRLHTIGSRMKKEVA
- a CDS encoding CitMHS family transporter; protein product: MLALLGFITIFTLLAAILTKKMSPLVALIAIPILASLIGGFGLETSTFIVSGITKIAPVAGMFVFAILFFGIVTDAGMLDPIISGILRVVGSRPSRIVPGTALLALLIHLDGSGAVTFLVTIPAMLPLYQRLGIDKRILTCVASLAAGVNFLPWTGPMIRASAALHIPVSEIFMPLIPVQIVGLAFVFSIAWWLGLKEERRLGLTKGAAGSFVHMRELSEDETKIRRPQNFWINIILTVFVLGVMISGKIDPVVMFMIGVVLALMINYRNVDMQRARIDAHAKAALLMASILFAAGVFTGIMSKSGMLTAMAKMAVGFVPPSMASHIPVMLGLLSMPLSMLFDPDSFYFGVLPVIAEVGHMLGVQPLHVAQAALLGQMTTGFPVSPLTPATFLVAGLAGIDLADHQKYTFKYLFAASVLMTVACVVIGVFPL
- a CDS encoding acyclic terpene utilization AtuA family protein, giving the protein MKHIRIGAGAGYSGDRIEPAVELAEQGEIDYLVFECLAERTIAIAQQTRIKHPALGYDPLLEERMRAVLRICSEKKIRIITNMGAANPLAAAAKIREIARAMQLDLKVAAITGDDVLETLKAGNYISDQGTPVSALGHRLLSANAYIGAAPLVEALAQGADVVVTGRVADPALFLAPLIHEFGWAMDDWQRLGQGTLVGHLLECAGQISGGYFSDPGYKDVQGLARLGFPIGEVAEDGSVVITKVAGSGGQVTAATCKEQLLYEIHDPSAYFTPDVVADFSGAIVTEIGPDRVLVQGATGRPRTDTLKVSIGYVDSYIGEGQISYAGPGALARGQLALDIVAERLRLTGVSFDEIRYDLLGLDAIHGAALSTQSAEPYEVRIRVTARSDSMGDAIRIGNEVETLYTCGPAAGGGVTKAAREVIAVQSALLPRQLVQTVIHFGED
- a CDS encoding AtuA-related protein, yielding MKLRALAHSRAGDKGDISNISVIVYHEKDYALLERYLTPERVKLHFSEIVDGDVVRYTLPKLGALNFVMQRALGGGVTRSLALDAHGKCLSSAIMNLEIPDDLCKTFSIV
- a CDS encoding DMT family transporter, with product MNLIELFLLAAIWGASFLFLRIAAPEFGPIALITLRVGIAAIVLAPTLRSAASRSQLRSKAWPLFVVGISNSALPFGLFAYSSLYVNAGLDAILNATTPIWAAFIAAAWFQAGMSRQQISGLLLGLAGVVLLVWDTLGAGIPGAPLAIAAALLATVCYGFAVNYSKRHLAGIKPLVVAFGSQFFATIALLPAALPFWPRHAIAASTWIYVAALGVICTGFAYILYFRLIERVSAAYAASVTFLIPVFGLAWGALFLGEKVTPTMLAGGVVVLLGTALASDKLKGMWPGKQNPV